The proteins below are encoded in one region of Enhydrobacter sp.:
- a CDS encoding alanine racemase, with the protein MPPQTIDDLPTPVLILDRAVLRRNLRRMSDRLRGAGVALRPHLKTAKSIAIGRMAVEGHDGRITVSTLAEARYFAQGGFKDILYGVGIVPSKFAAVTALRRQGIDLRIVTDNLPVARAIADAARNGDTFSVLIEIDSGGGRAGLPWPDLPGLIDIARVLHQAPGVEFAGVMTHAGHSYHESTPEGIAAVAEQERQAVVGAAAALRAAGIPCPIVSAGSTPTAVHSRDFGGLTEMRPGVYVFNDLDQEFIGSCGPNDLALSVLASVIGHYPHRNQLLIDAGALALSKDISAQEFQPKVGYGTIADAPAKDMAVVACSQEHGFVGAADPIPYGNLPVGSRLRVWPNHACITAAAYDRYYVVDSDLDGGKAVVDTYDRINGW; encoded by the coding sequence ATGCCACCGCAGACGATCGACGATCTTCCGACCCCCGTCCTCATTCTCGACCGCGCCGTCCTGCGTCGCAACCTCCGGCGCATGAGCGACCGGCTGCGCGGGGCGGGCGTGGCGCTGCGACCGCATCTCAAGACGGCGAAGTCGATCGCCATCGGACGCATGGCGGTCGAGGGCCACGATGGCCGCATCACCGTCTCGACGCTGGCCGAGGCCCGCTACTTCGCGCAGGGTGGCTTCAAGGATATCCTGTACGGTGTCGGCATCGTGCCGTCGAAGTTTGCGGCCGTGACGGCGCTCCGGCGGCAAGGCATCGACCTGCGGATCGTCACCGACAATCTGCCGGTGGCGCGCGCCATCGCCGACGCGGCAAGGAATGGCGATACCTTCTCGGTCTTGATCGAGATCGACAGTGGCGGCGGGCGCGCCGGCCTTCCCTGGCCCGATCTGCCGGGCCTGATCGACATCGCCCGCGTCCTTCACCAGGCACCCGGCGTCGAATTTGCCGGGGTGATGACTCATGCCGGCCACTCCTATCACGAGAGCACGCCCGAGGGCATCGCCGCCGTCGCCGAGCAGGAGCGGCAGGCGGTGGTCGGCGCGGCGGCGGCGCTGCGCGCGGCGGGCATTCCCTGCCCGATCGTGAGCGCCGGCTCGACGCCCACCGCGGTGCATTCGCGCGACTTCGGCGGCCTCACCGAGATGCGGCCGGGAGTCTACGTCTTCAACGACCTCGATCAGGAGTTCATCGGCTCCTGCGGTCCGAACGACCTTGCCTTGTCCGTGCTGGCCTCGGTGATCGGCCACTACCCGCACCGCAACCAGCTCCTGATCGATGCCGGCGCGCTGGCGCTTTCCAAGGACATCAGCGCCCAGGAGTTCCAGCCCAAGGTCGGCTACGGCACCATCGCCGATGCGCCGGCGAAGGACATGGCGGTCGTGGCCTGCTCGCAGGAGCACGGCTTCGTCGGCGCCGCGGATCCCATTCCCTATGGCAATCTGCCGGTCGGCAGCCGCCTGCGCGTCTGGCCCAACCACGCCTGCATCACGGCGGCGGCGTACGACCGCTACTACGTCGTCGACAGCGACCTCGACGGCGGCAAGGCGGTCGTCGACACCTACGACCGCATCAACGGCTGGTGA
- a CDS encoding CYTH domain-containing protein produces MPIENERKFVLLDDDGQLEAQLAQEPGITRSVLRQAYLDTSGVRIRAIGRGETMRHVFTYKRPVDGQMVEIETDLSAVDFDRLWKLRRETLSKVRYSWDDARFHWDVDFFKAAEGKTYFALAEVEMPEDETVPPAVPPRLKRHVLGLVPFGDPRFTSKRLADQTHAERLMAEIRRSGKVE; encoded by the coding sequence ATGCCCATCGAAAACGAACGCAAATTCGTCCTGCTCGATGACGACGGCCAACTCGAGGCGCAACTGGCGCAGGAGCCGGGCATCACGCGCTCCGTCCTGCGGCAGGCCTACCTCGACACGTCGGGCGTACGCATCCGCGCCATCGGGAGAGGCGAAACGATGCGGCACGTGTTCACCTACAAGCGTCCGGTCGACGGGCAGATGGTCGAGATCGAGACCGACCTGTCGGCAGTGGACTTCGACAGGCTGTGGAAGTTGCGCCGCGAGACGCTGAGCAAGGTACGGTATTCGTGGGACGACGCGCGCTTCCACTGGGACGTCGATTTCTTCAAGGCCGCGGAGGGAAAGACCTATTTCGCCCTGGCCGAGGTCGAGATGCCGGAGGACGAGACGGTTCCGCCGGCCGTGCCGCCGCGCCTGAAGCGACATGTGCTCGGCCTGGTACCGTTCGGCGACCCGCGCTTCACCTCCAAGCGGCTGGCCGACCAGACGCACGCCGAGCGCCTGATGGCGGAGATCCGGCGATCGGGCAAAGTCGAGTAG
- a CDS encoding thiamine pyrophosphate-dependent enzyme yields MKVLSTAQAVVSMLELNGIDTLFCLPGVQNDPFFDALYDRTNAIRPIHARHEQACAYMALGYAMATGKPSAYVVVPGPGFLNTTAALSTAYAVNAPVLALTGQIQQSMIGRHVGLLHELPDQLSIMRGLTKWADRITSPGEAPGLVNEAFRRLLSGRRRPVALECAMDTWARRMPVALPASPAKADPCLVDEEAVERAARLVGGAKKPLIVVGGGAQEAGPYVLQIAELLEAPVATGRMGQGVIDGRHRLSVTALAGYRFWSEADVVLAVGTRLQPQQMTWGLREDLKIIRIDIDGEELDRQRKPEIGIIGDAAVTLKALAERLGKHNARRNGRADEVAAVKSDAVKKVREVLAPQVAYLDAIRAALPEDGILVDELTQMGYAARLAYPTYKPRTFLSPGYQGTLGWGYATSLGARVARPDTPVVSISGDGGFLFTAMEMSTAAQNNIGVVAIVFSDGAYGNVKRIQQQAFNNRTIASDLHNPDFVKLGESFGIAAERVKSAAELGAAISRGLAKGGPMLIDCPVGSLPDPWALIAQPRRA; encoded by the coding sequence ATGAAGGTTCTTTCGACCGCCCAGGCCGTGGTCTCGATGCTCGAGCTCAACGGCATCGACACGCTGTTCTGTCTTCCCGGCGTCCAGAACGACCCGTTCTTCGACGCGCTCTATGACCGGACCAACGCGATCCGGCCGATCCACGCGCGCCACGAGCAGGCTTGCGCCTACATGGCGCTGGGGTACGCGATGGCCACGGGCAAGCCCTCTGCCTATGTCGTCGTGCCGGGCCCGGGTTTCCTCAACACCACGGCGGCGCTCTCGACCGCCTATGCCGTCAACGCGCCGGTGCTGGCACTGACGGGCCAGATCCAGCAGTCGATGATCGGCCGCCATGTCGGCCTGCTGCACGAGCTGCCCGACCAGCTTTCGATCATGCGCGGCCTCACCAAATGGGCCGACCGCATCACCTCGCCGGGCGAAGCGCCGGGCCTCGTCAACGAGGCCTTCCGGCGACTCCTTTCGGGCCGGCGCCGCCCCGTCGCGCTCGAATGCGCAATGGACACCTGGGCGCGCAGGATGCCGGTCGCGCTGCCGGCCTCCCCCGCCAAGGCCGATCCGTGCCTGGTCGACGAGGAGGCGGTCGAGCGCGCTGCCCGGCTCGTGGGCGGCGCGAAGAAGCCCTTGATCGTGGTCGGCGGCGGCGCACAGGAGGCAGGCCCCTATGTGCTGCAGATCGCCGAGTTGCTGGAGGCGCCGGTCGCGACCGGTCGGATGGGACAGGGCGTGATCGACGGCCGCCACCGTCTGTCCGTCACCGCGCTCGCCGGGTACCGCTTCTGGAGCGAGGCCGATGTCGTGCTCGCGGTCGGCACGCGCCTGCAGCCGCAGCAGATGACCTGGGGCCTGCGCGAGGACCTCAAGATCATCCGCATCGACATCGACGGCGAGGAGCTCGATCGGCAGCGCAAGCCCGAGATCGGCATCATCGGCGATGCGGCCGTCACGCTGAAGGCGCTGGCCGAGCGACTCGGCAAGCACAATGCCAGGCGCAACGGGCGCGCCGACGAGGTGGCGGCCGTCAAGAGCGACGCGGTGAAGAAAGTGCGCGAGGTGCTGGCGCCGCAGGTCGCCTATCTCGATGCGATCCGCGCGGCCCTGCCCGAGGACGGCATCCTGGTCGACGAGCTCACGCAGATGGGCTATGCCGCGCGCCTCGCCTACCCGACCTACAAGCCACGCACCTTCCTGTCGCCCGGCTACCAGGGCACGCTGGGCTGGGGCTACGCCACGTCGCTCGGCGCCAGGGTCGCGCGGCCCGACACGCCAGTCGTCTCGATCAGCGGCGACGGCGGCTTCCTGTTCACGGCGATGGAGATGTCGACGGCGGCGCAGAACAACATCGGCGTCGTCGCGATCGTGTTCAGCGACGGCGCCTACGGCAACGTGAAGCGCATCCAGCAGCAGGCCTTCAACAACCGCACGATCGCCAGCGACCTGCACAATCCCGATTTCGTGAAGCTCGGCGAGAGCTTCGGCATCGCCGCCGAGCGCGTGAAGTCCGCGGCCGAGCTCGGCGCGGCGATCTCGCGCGGCCTGGCGAAGGGCGGACCCATGCTGATCGACTGCCCGGTCGGCTCCCTGCCCGACCCGTGGGCGCTGATCGCCCAGCCGCGGCGCGCCTGA